A window from Athalia rosae chromosome 5, iyAthRosa1.1, whole genome shotgun sequence encodes these proteins:
- the LOC125501103 gene encoding uncharacterized protein LOC125501103, producing MIPSVMNDLVCLHFQAPSRIMDFSESHSDNLINRFFEACCDPRYPATIMLVRLTSTDDTVVRIAFENERAVQHAEERFIDWYESQEVDETSKFKSIDIYMNYSPCCGNSEGKQGCASRLKDWLEDKEFKVAIYYAWFYINFYENSNKLAYVNALNELVNERQVPVLKITNEIFQSLCTECSVDVDVNCSYDEKLQYGNEGLERQIHSVPNLEAE from the exons atgataccGAGCGTAATGAACGATTTAGTCTGTTTGCATTTTCAAGCACCAAGTCGAATCATGGATTTTTCAGAGTCGCATtcagataatttgataaaccgatttttcgaagcttgCTGCGATCCTCGATACCCGGCGACTATTATGCTGGTGAGATTAACGTCTACCGATGACACCGTCGTCAGGATTGCATTCGAAAACGAACGCGCCGTGCAACACGCCGAAGAACGTTTTATCGACTG gTACGAAAGTCAGGAAGTTGATGAGACGTCAAAgttcaaatcgatcgatatatatatgaactatTCACCCTGCTGCGGGAATTCAGAGGGAAAACAAG GTTGCGCTTCAAGATTGAAGGATTGGTTGGAGGACAAGGAATTCAAGGTTGCGATTTACTACGCTTGgttttacatcaatttttatgaaaattcgaataagctCGCTTACGTGAACGCCTTGAACGAATTGGTGAACGAGAGACAAGttccggtgttgaaaatcaccaacgaaattttccaatccttgTGTACCGAATGTTCTGTTGATGTGGACGTAAACTGCAGttacgacgaaaaattgcagTACGGCAATGAGGGGCTCGAGAGGCAAATTCATAGCGTGCCCAACTTGGAGGCGGAGTag
- the LOC125501108 gene encoding uncharacterized protein LOC125501108, which translates to MIPSVMNDLVCLHFQAPSRIMDFSESHSDNLINRFFEACCDPRYPATIMLVRLTSTDDTVVRIAFENERAVQHAEERFIDWYESQEVDETSKFKSIDIYMNYSPCCGNSEGKQGCTSRLKDWLEDKEFKVAIYYAWFYINFYENSNKLAYVNALNELVNERQVPVLKITNEIFQSLCTECSVDVDVNCSYDEKLQYGNEGLERQIHSVPNLEAE; encoded by the exons atgataccGAGCGTAATGAACGATTTAGTCTGTTTGCATTTTCAAGCACCAAGTCGAATCATGGATTTTTCAGAGTCGCATtcagataatttgataaaccgatttttcgaagcttgCTGCGATCCTCGATACCCGGCGACTATTATGCTGGTGAGATTAACGTCTACCGATGACACCGTCGTCAGGATTGCATTCGAAAACGAACGCGCCGTGCAACACGCCGAAGAACGTTTTATCGACTG gTACGAAAGTCAGGAAGTTGATGAGACGTCAAAgttcaaatcgatcgatatatatatgaactatTCACCCTGCTGCGGGAATTCAGAGGGAAAACAAG GTTGCACTTCAAGATTGAAGGATTGGTTGGAGGACAAGGAATTCAAGGTTGCGATTTACTACGCTTGgttttacatcaatttttatgaaaattcgaataagctCGCTTACGTGAACGCCTTGAACGAATTGGTGAACGAGAGACAAGttccggtgttgaaaatcaccaacgaaattttccaatccttgTGTACCGAATGTTCTGTTGATGTGGACGTAAACTGCAGttacgacgaaaaattgcagTACGGCAATGAGGGGCTCGAGAGGCAAATTCATAGCGTGCCCAACTTGGAGGCGGAGTag